One Actinopolymorpha sp. NPDC004070 DNA segment encodes these proteins:
- a CDS encoding 5-aminoimidazole-4-carboxamide ribonucleotide transformylase — MHLRYGMNPHLPASVTPLRPGEWPLEVVNGTPSYLNLLDALAGWRLVAEAAGVFGRPAAASVKHLSPAGAALDGPVDEVAAATFGLGSADAAGLSPVARAYVRARDTDPQSSYGDVVAVSAPVDVTLARLLRRKVSDAIVAPAYEQGAVDILAAKKGGRFLVLRTDPAYEPPGEEVREVHGLRLVQPVDKLRLTPELVRVDTTGRPLPARAVEDLLLGQVVLRHTQSNSTVYVRAGMTLGVGAGQQSRIACTRIAGAKADAWWERRKQRPGEVAFGSDAMVNFRDNVDEAARHGVRWFAEPGGSIRDDEVAQACREHGIGLVRTGVRLFRH; from the coding sequence ATGCACCTGCGGTACGGCATGAACCCCCACCTACCTGCGTCCGTGACGCCCCTACGCCCCGGCGAGTGGCCACTCGAGGTGGTCAACGGCACGCCGTCGTACCTCAACCTGCTGGACGCCCTGGCCGGCTGGCGGCTGGTCGCGGAGGCCGCCGGCGTGTTCGGCCGGCCCGCCGCCGCGTCCGTCAAGCACCTGTCGCCGGCCGGTGCCGCCCTCGACGGTCCGGTGGACGAGGTGGCGGCGGCCACTTTCGGGCTGGGAAGCGCGGACGCGGCCGGGCTGAGTCCGGTCGCGCGGGCGTACGTTCGGGCGCGGGACACCGACCCGCAGTCGTCGTACGGCGACGTCGTCGCGGTGTCGGCGCCGGTCGACGTGACGCTGGCCCGGCTGTTGCGCCGCAAGGTGTCGGACGCGATCGTCGCTCCGGCGTACGAGCAAGGTGCGGTTGACATCCTGGCGGCCAAGAAGGGCGGACGTTTCCTCGTCCTGCGGACGGATCCTGCGTACGAACCGCCCGGGGAGGAGGTCCGGGAGGTGCACGGCCTGCGCCTGGTCCAGCCTGTCGACAAGCTGCGATTGACACCTGAGCTGGTACGCGTGGACACGACAGGACGTCCGCTGCCGGCACGCGCCGTCGAGGACCTGCTCCTCGGCCAGGTCGTGCTCCGGCACACCCAGTCCAACTCGACCGTCTACGTCCGTGCGGGCATGACCCTCGGAGTGGGCGCCGGCCAGCAGTCCCGGATCGCCTGCACCCGGATCGCCGGCGCCAAGGCCGACGCCTGGTGGGAGCGCAGAAAGCAACGGCCCGGCGAGGTCGCGTTCGGGTCGGACGCGATGGTGAACTTCCGAGACAACGTGGACGAGGCCGCCCGGCACGGCGTGCGGTGGTTCGCCGAGCCGGGCGGTTCGATCCGCGACGACGAGGTGGCGCAGGCCTGCCGCGAGCACGGGATCGGCCTCGTCCGGACCGGGGTGCGCCTCTTCCGGCACTGA
- the serS gene encoding serine--tRNA ligase, producing the protein MIDPKLLREDPDRVRASQRLRGASVELVDQLLAADERRRSSIASFEQVRSEQKSLGKQVARAQGEEKQALLTRTRELSAQVKTAEAEQTEAEREFQRLMLELDNLVEDDVPPGGEDDYVVLEEAGNPRDFAAEGFEPRDHVELGQLLAAIDIERGAKVSGARFYYLTGVGALLEMALINMAVDQAMGYGFVPMIPPSLVKPRAMEGTGFLGQAADDVYRVEADDLYLVGTSEVPLAAYHMDEILDADALPLRYAGTSPAFRREAGSYGKDTRGIIRVHWFDKVEMFSFCHPDQAREEHQRFLAWEREFWDRLEIPYRVIDTAAGDLGASAARKYDIEAWIPTQGRYREVTSTSNCTEFQARRLGVRFRDADGVRPVTTLNGTLVAVARAIVALLENHQQADGSVRVPKALQPFLGGRALLEPRT; encoded by the coding sequence GTGATCGACCCCAAACTGCTCCGAGAAGACCCCGACCGGGTGCGCGCCAGCCAGCGGCTTCGCGGCGCCTCGGTCGAGCTCGTCGACCAACTGCTCGCCGCCGACGAGCGGCGCCGGTCCTCGATCGCCTCGTTCGAGCAGGTTCGGTCCGAGCAGAAGTCCCTCGGCAAGCAGGTCGCACGCGCCCAGGGCGAGGAGAAGCAGGCCCTGCTGACCCGCACCCGGGAGCTGTCGGCCCAGGTGAAGACGGCCGAGGCCGAGCAGACCGAGGCCGAGCGCGAGTTCCAGCGGCTGATGCTGGAGCTGGACAACCTCGTGGAGGACGACGTCCCGCCCGGCGGCGAGGACGACTACGTCGTACTCGAGGAGGCCGGCAACCCCCGCGACTTCGCCGCCGAGGGGTTCGAGCCCCGCGACCACGTCGAGCTCGGCCAGCTCCTCGCCGCGATCGACATCGAACGCGGCGCCAAGGTTTCGGGTGCGCGGTTCTACTACCTCACCGGTGTCGGCGCGCTGCTGGAGATGGCCCTGATCAACATGGCCGTGGACCAGGCGATGGGATACGGCTTCGTCCCGATGATCCCGCCGTCGCTGGTGAAGCCGCGGGCGATGGAGGGCACCGGCTTCCTCGGCCAGGCCGCCGACGACGTTTACCGCGTCGAGGCGGACGACCTCTACCTCGTCGGGACGTCGGAGGTTCCCCTCGCCGCCTACCACATGGACGAGATCCTGGACGCCGACGCGCTGCCGCTGCGGTACGCCGGCACCAGCCCGGCGTTCCGGCGCGAGGCCGGCTCCTACGGCAAGGACACCCGCGGCATCATCCGGGTGCACTGGTTCGACAAGGTGGAGATGTTCTCGTTCTGCCACCCTGACCAGGCGCGGGAGGAACACCAGCGGTTCCTCGCCTGGGAGCGGGAGTTCTGGGACCGGCTGGAGATTCCGTACCGCGTGATCGACACCGCGGCCGGAGACCTCGGCGCCAGCGCGGCGCGCAAGTACGACATCGAGGCGTGGATCCCCACCCAGGGCCGCTACCGCGAGGTCACCTCGACGTCCAACTGCACCGAGTTCCAGGCGCGCCGGCTGGGCGTGCGGTTCCGCGACGCCGACGGCGTCCGCCCGGTGACGACCCTGAACGGCACCCTGGTCGCGGTCGCCCGGGCCATCGTCGCGCTGCTGGAAAACCACCAGCAGGCCGACGGCTCGGTTCGGGTGCCCAAGGCACTGCAGCCCTTCCTCGGTGGCCGGGCCCTGCTGGAGCCGCGCACGTGA
- a CDS encoding bacterial proteasome activator family protein, which yields MTDPFFASDAGATGSDHPYGSEESPRVVIVGPDGMAVEGPPDRDGDADREGHEDDERSVTDLVEQPAKVMRIGSMIKQLLDEVKAAPLDEASRQRLREIHKSSIAELEKGLAPELVDELSRLSLPFEEGVVPSEAELRVAQAQLVGWLEGLFHGIQTALFAQQMAARAQLEQMRRSLPPGSQLPPQMQPAPPEAERPGGMYL from the coding sequence ATGACCGATCCCTTCTTCGCCTCCGACGCCGGTGCGACCGGCTCTGACCACCCCTACGGCAGCGAGGAATCGCCCCGAGTCGTGATCGTCGGCCCCGACGGCATGGCCGTGGAGGGTCCGCCCGACCGGGACGGCGACGCCGACCGTGAGGGGCACGAGGACGACGAGCGCTCGGTCACCGACCTGGTCGAGCAGCCGGCCAAGGTGATGCGGATCGGCAGCATGATCAAGCAGCTGCTGGACGAGGTGAAGGCCGCGCCGCTGGACGAGGCGAGCCGGCAGCGCCTCCGCGAGATCCACAAGTCGTCGATCGCCGAGCTGGAGAAGGGCCTCGCCCCGGAGTTGGTCGACGAGCTCAGCCGGCTCTCGCTGCCGTTCGAGGAGGGCGTGGTTCCCTCCGAGGCGGAGCTTCGGGTCGCACAGGCCCAGCTGGTCGGCTGGCTGGAGGGCCTGTTCCACGGCATCCAGACGGCATTGTTCGCACAGCAGATGGCGGCCCGGGCCCAGCTGGAGCAGATGCGCCGCTCGCTCCCGCCCGGCAGCCAACTCCCGCCGCAGATGCAGCCGGCGCCGCCGGAGGCCGAGCGTCCCGGGGGCATGTACCTCTGA
- a CDS encoding HAD-IIB family hydrolase, which translates to MTARSTTSPDQIAESWRPRLVALDIDGTLVDAKNRLSPVVDAAVRQVVRAGAHVVLATGRGLTATRPLAQHFDLPTPYLVCSNGAVTVRLHPEGAALTHDGSVDGRGVELVDVVTFDPEPVVRMLLSRLPGVLVAVEELGVGYRVNAHFPPGELTGEIEVQSVAQLVSEPATRVILREPSIEAEHFLDIIDRVGLHGVAYYIGYTAWLDLAPEGVSKATGLAKVAERLGVDREDILAIGDGDNDAEMLSWAGRGVAMGNAAIEIQRVADHVTALQEEHGVAVELARWFPDVAVPSPAGDPGSG; encoded by the coding sequence GTGACCGCTCGCTCGACGACCTCGCCTGATCAGATCGCCGAGAGCTGGCGCCCCCGCCTGGTGGCGCTCGACATCGACGGAACGCTCGTCGACGCGAAGAACCGCCTGTCACCGGTCGTGGACGCCGCCGTACGCCAGGTGGTGCGCGCCGGCGCGCACGTGGTGCTGGCCACCGGGCGTGGGCTGACCGCGACCCGCCCGCTGGCCCAGCACTTCGACCTCCCGACGCCGTACCTCGTCTGCAGCAACGGCGCGGTGACCGTACGCCTGCACCCGGAGGGGGCGGCGCTCACCCACGACGGCTCGGTCGACGGCCGCGGCGTCGAACTCGTCGACGTGGTGACGTTCGACCCCGAGCCGGTGGTGCGGATGCTGCTCTCCCGGCTGCCGGGCGTCCTCGTGGCCGTGGAGGAGTTGGGCGTCGGCTACCGCGTCAACGCGCACTTCCCCCCGGGCGAGCTGACCGGGGAGATCGAGGTGCAGTCGGTCGCCCAGCTGGTGTCCGAGCCCGCCACCCGCGTCATTCTGCGCGAGCCCAGCATCGAGGCCGAGCACTTCCTGGACATCATCGACCGCGTGGGCCTGCACGGGGTCGCCTACTACATCGGCTACACCGCCTGGCTCGACCTCGCCCCCGAAGGCGTGAGCAAGGCGACCGGGCTGGCCAAGGTCGCCGAGCGCCTCGGCGTCGACCGGGAGGACATCCTGGCGATCGGCGACGGGGACAACGACGCCGAGATGCTGTCGTGGGCCGGACGCGGGGTCGCGATGGGCAACGCGGCGATCGAGATCCAGCGCGTCGCCGACCACGTGACCGCGCTGCAGGAGGAGCACGGCGTCGCCGTCGAGCTTGCCCGCTGGTTCCCCGACGTTGCGGTGCCGTCGCCTGCCGGCGATCCGGGAAGCGGGTAA
- a CDS encoding HAD family hydrolase → MTVPPHHLPSSPPRLVVSDLDGTLLRSDGTVSARTRAALAAAEEAGATVVFATGRPPRWMRPVAEQTGHRGIAVCSNGALVYDLHREQVVQRFPLSPEIGRSVVEAIRAAIPGVSFGVESGDRFGYEETYAIDGDVAGETYVGEISDLLGQPMVKLLVRHDTHSPDELLARARKAAGHLVELTHSSQVGLLEISAQGISKATTLAALCDERGIDPTEVVAFGDMPNDLAMLAWAGTAFAMATAHPEVLAAVERRCPPNDEDGVAHVLESIYL, encoded by the coding sequence GTGACCGTACCGCCGCACCACCTGCCCTCCAGTCCGCCCCGCCTCGTCGTCAGTGACCTCGACGGGACCCTCCTGCGTTCCGACGGAACCGTCTCGGCCCGCACCCGCGCCGCGCTGGCCGCGGCGGAGGAGGCCGGCGCGACGGTGGTGTTCGCGACCGGGCGGCCGCCGCGCTGGATGCGTCCGGTGGCCGAGCAGACCGGTCACCGGGGCATCGCGGTCTGCTCCAACGGCGCCCTGGTCTACGACCTGCACCGGGAGCAGGTGGTCCAGCGCTTTCCGCTGTCGCCGGAGATCGGCAGGTCGGTGGTGGAGGCGATCCGGGCGGCGATCCCCGGGGTGTCGTTCGGGGTGGAGTCCGGCGACCGGTTCGGCTACGAGGAGACGTACGCCATTGACGGCGACGTCGCGGGTGAGACCTACGTCGGAGAGATCTCCGACCTGCTGGGCCAGCCGATGGTGAAGCTCCTCGTCCGCCACGACACCCACTCACCGGACGAACTGCTCGCGAGGGCCCGGAAGGCGGCCGGGCACCTGGTCGAGCTCACCCACTCCAGCCAGGTGGGCCTGCTGGAGATCTCCGCCCAGGGCATCTCGAAGGCGACGACCCTGGCCGCGCTGTGTGACGAACGCGGGATCGACCCCACGGAGGTGGTGGCGTTCGGTGACATGCCGAACGACCTGGCGATGCTGGCCTGGGCCGGTACGGCGTTCGCGATGGCGACCGCGCACCCGGAGGTGCTGGCCGCGGTCGAACGCCGCTGCCCGCCCAACGACGAGGACGGCGTCGCGCACGTACTGGAGAGCATCTACCTCTGA
- the metG gene encoding methionine--tRNA ligase yields MSARPTPRTPLATPAGRPRRFYVTTSIPYVNADPHLGFALELVQADVLARHRRLRGDQVRFQSGTDDNALKNVQAAERAGVPTQDFVDAHAAAFERQREVLDLSYDDFLRTSRDPRHRPGAERLWRACADAGDLYRKHYEGLYCVGCEQFYAEDELADGLCPQHETRPQLVSEENWFFRLSRYQQQLLDLYASGRLRIEPGVRANEVRAFVEAGLEDFSISRSVARARGWGVPVPGDPGQVMYVWWDALGNYLTGLDYGDGPDAPAFRTWWRGEDAAGSRRVHVIGKDILRFHAIYWPAMLLSAGLPLPTEILVHDFLTANGRKLSKSLGTVVDPVKLTEEYGTDALRWWLTARVPKVGDTDFTLDRLVDVANQDLAGGIGNLTQRVVSMVHRYRAGVVPADPGGSVVREDSAVGEDSAVREDSAGAALVAEADGLPDRIDEALAAFDLRAATRAVRAVIAQANRYVEDTTPWALARAERAGDRDAGRRLDVVLGVLTATVRAIGAELGPFVPTLADRVLAQVGSGALDERLPDPEAVFPRLEVRPETAESVV; encoded by the coding sequence ATGTCCGCCCGTCCGACTCCCCGAACCCCGTTGGCCACCCCAGCCGGCCGCCCGAGACGGTTCTACGTCACCACCTCGATCCCGTACGTCAACGCCGATCCGCACCTCGGGTTCGCCCTCGAACTCGTCCAGGCCGACGTCCTCGCCCGGCACCGCCGCCTGCGCGGTGACCAGGTGCGCTTCCAGTCCGGGACCGACGACAACGCGCTGAAGAACGTCCAGGCCGCCGAGCGTGCCGGCGTACCCACCCAGGACTTCGTGGACGCCCACGCCGCCGCGTTCGAACGCCAGCGCGAGGTGCTCGACCTCTCCTACGACGACTTCCTGCGTACCAGCCGCGACCCACGCCACCGCCCGGGTGCCGAGCGGCTGTGGCGCGCCTGCGCCGACGCGGGCGACCTCTACCGCAAGCACTACGAGGGGCTGTACTGCGTGGGCTGCGAGCAGTTCTACGCCGAGGACGAACTCGCCGACGGGCTGTGTCCCCAGCACGAGACCCGGCCGCAGCTGGTGAGTGAGGAGAACTGGTTCTTCCGGCTGTCCCGCTACCAGCAGCAGCTGCTCGACCTCTATGCCAGTGGCCGGCTGCGGATCGAGCCGGGCGTCCGCGCCAACGAGGTGCGCGCCTTCGTCGAGGCGGGCCTCGAGGACTTCTCGATCTCGCGCTCGGTGGCCCGGGCGCGCGGCTGGGGCGTGCCGGTGCCCGGTGACCCGGGCCAGGTGATGTACGTCTGGTGGGACGCGCTCGGCAACTACCTCACCGGCCTGGACTACGGCGACGGTCCGGACGCGCCCGCGTTCCGCACGTGGTGGCGTGGCGAGGATGCCGCCGGCAGCCGCCGGGTGCACGTCATCGGCAAGGACATCCTGCGCTTCCACGCGATCTACTGGCCGGCGATGCTGCTGTCGGCCGGGCTGCCGTTGCCCACCGAGATCCTCGTGCACGACTTCCTCACCGCGAACGGCCGCAAGCTCAGCAAGTCGCTCGGCACCGTCGTCGACCCGGTGAAGCTGACCGAGGAGTACGGCACCGACGCCCTGCGCTGGTGGCTCACGGCCAGGGTCCCCAAGGTCGGCGACACCGACTTCACCCTCGACCGGCTGGTGGACGTGGCCAACCAGGACCTGGCCGGCGGGATCGGCAACCTCACCCAGCGGGTGGTCAGCATGGTGCACCGCTACCGCGCGGGTGTCGTTCCGGCCGATCCCGGTGGTTCCGTCGTACGTGAGGACTCCGCCGTAGGTGAGGACTCCGCTGTACGTGAGGACTCCGCCGGTGCCGCGCTCGTCGCCGAGGCGGACGGGTTGCCGGACCGGATCGACGAGGCGCTGGCGGCGTTCGACCTGCGGGCGGCAACCCGGGCCGTGCGTGCGGTGATCGCGCAGGCCAACCGGTACGTCGAGGACACCACCCCGTGGGCGCTGGCCAGGGCCGAACGGGCCGGTGACCGGGACGCCGGGCGCCGGCTCGACGTTGTGCTCGGCGTCCTCACCGCGACCGTACGCGCGATCGGCGCCGAGCTCGGGCCGTTCGTGCCCACGCTGGCCGACCGCGTGCTCGCCCAGGTCGGATCCGGTGCGCTCGATGAGCGGCTGCCGGATCCGGAGGCGGTCTTCCCGCGCCTGGAGGTGAGGCCGGAGACCGCGGAGTCGGTGGTTTAG
- a CDS encoding NAD(P)H-quinone oxidoreductase has product MRAVLLEGAGGPEVLRLGDVPDPEPGPGEVVIDVVAAGVNRADVMQRQGNYPPPPGASDILGLECSGRIAAVGPDVDGFAVGDEVCALLAGGGYAEKVAVPAGQVLPRPEGVSLVEAAALPEAVCTVWSNVFMLAVLQPRETLLVHGGASGIGTTAIQLATALGARVLATAGGPAKCAVCRDLGADVAVDYREEDFVEVVRETTDGHGADVILDIVGAPYLDRNVSTLATEGRLVVIGMQGGSKGELDLGRLLVKRAAVLATGLRARPVAEKSAIVASVREYVWPLVADGHLRPVVHQVVPIDQVAEAHGILDRGEQVGKVLLAVRDE; this is encoded by the coding sequence ATGCGTGCAGTCCTACTCGAGGGTGCGGGGGGGCCGGAGGTCCTGAGGCTCGGGGACGTGCCCGATCCCGAACCCGGCCCCGGCGAGGTGGTCATCGACGTGGTCGCGGCCGGCGTCAACCGCGCCGACGTGATGCAGCGCCAGGGCAACTACCCGCCGCCGCCGGGTGCGTCGGACATCCTCGGGCTGGAGTGTTCGGGCCGGATCGCCGCGGTGGGCCCGGACGTCGACGGCTTCGCGGTCGGCGACGAGGTGTGCGCGCTGCTGGCCGGCGGCGGGTACGCCGAGAAGGTGGCGGTGCCCGCCGGCCAGGTGCTTCCCCGGCCTGAGGGCGTGAGCCTGGTCGAGGCGGCCGCGCTGCCGGAGGCGGTCTGCACCGTGTGGTCCAACGTGTTCATGCTCGCCGTGCTGCAGCCCCGGGAGACCCTGCTGGTGCACGGTGGCGCGAGCGGCATCGGCACCACCGCGATCCAGTTGGCCACCGCGCTCGGTGCGCGGGTCCTGGCCACGGCGGGTGGACCGGCCAAGTGCGCGGTGTGCCGCGACCTCGGCGCCGACGTCGCCGTCGACTACCGCGAGGAGGACTTCGTGGAGGTCGTACGCGAGACCACCGACGGGCACGGCGCCGACGTGATCCTGGACATCGTGGGCGCGCCGTACCTCGACCGCAACGTCTCCACCCTGGCCACCGAGGGCCGGCTGGTCGTCATCGGAATGCAGGGTGGCAGCAAGGGCGAGCTCGACCTGGGCCGGCTGCTGGTCAAGCGGGCCGCCGTCCTCGCGACCGGGCTGCGTGCCCGGCCCGTGGCGGAGAAGTCGGCCATCGTGGCGAGCGTCCGGGAGTACGTCTGGCCGCTGGTCGCCGACGGCCACCTGCGCCCGGTCGTGCACCAGGTGGTGCCGATCGACCAGGTGGCGGAGGCACACGGCATCCTCGACCGCGGGGAGCAGGTCGGCAAGGTCCTGCTGGCCGTCCGCGACGAGTAG
- a CDS encoding diacylglycerol kinase family protein, whose amino-acid sequence MSSKTGAKDRRRRRRRGVKAPVPAAPKAATPRTNDRQTPENVTVADHTDHTDQADQADQADQADRDEPGRDETGRDGTGGDGTTQDGTEQLPRNESARHTGHARDDADDDRGPEDSWTSTAEPGPGAPSAEPGRAPAATGKPRGYRRRDVRPAKRAAQDARRRAWRNRAVERRAMFATLTGSAGFAVLLVLVAIQWSPLLDMDRSVATWWTTVVTPGSGLADFFLVVQAVSQPWVLRAASVVVAAFVIRAGYRRLGLWLIGAVTVGTLLEWFIKALVARPRPPVARPVSEPLGYSFPSGHALTSALVGSALVIVAFHLGVRTRGKVAAVVAASGTIMLVGLDRVALSVHYVSDVLAAWILAPALLGATVLAFGLGRPRDPAGDHEPERPRRRVAVVLNPSKIDDPTDFRNQVERTAQRGGWEPPEWFETTVDDPGHAMTKAALAAEVDLVIAAGGDGTVRVVCSELADSGVPVGIVPAGTGNLLVRNLGLPLDLREAIEVSFTGSDRRIDLVRVEGDSLETDRFAVMAGLGLDAAVVGEAPAKLKRRVGWAAYAVSIARNLSFPALRVDIAVDDHPPVRRWARTVLIGNVGTLHGGLELLPEAEPDDGMLDVVAVAPRRLTEWPHVAWRVIRRSKAQDERLHTWRGRRVVVTAAEDCPRQLDGDVVDAGRELRCEIEPGVLVIRMPSTERRH is encoded by the coding sequence GTGAGTAGCAAGACGGGGGCCAAGGACCGTCGGCGGCGCCGCCGACGCGGTGTGAAGGCACCCGTGCCCGCCGCTCCGAAGGCCGCGACGCCGCGGACGAACGACCGGCAGACGCCCGAGAACGTCACCGTTGCCGACCACACCGACCACACCGACCAGGCCGACCAGGCCGACCAGGCCGACCAGGCCGACCGGGACGAACCCGGTCGGGACGAAACCGGTCGAGACGGGACCGGTGGGGACGGGACCACACAGGACGGAACCGAACAACTCCCGCGGAACGAATCCGCAAGGCACACCGGGCACGCCCGGGACGACGCCGACGACGACCGCGGCCCGGAGGACTCGTGGACGTCCACGGCCGAGCCTGGACCCGGCGCTCCGTCCGCCGAGCCGGGCCGAGCGCCCGCCGCGACCGGCAAGCCGCGGGGCTACCGCCGCCGGGACGTCCGGCCGGCCAAGCGCGCCGCCCAGGACGCGCGGCGGCGGGCCTGGCGCAACCGGGCGGTCGAGCGCCGCGCGATGTTCGCGACGCTGACCGGCAGCGCCGGGTTCGCCGTCCTCCTCGTCCTCGTCGCCATCCAGTGGTCCCCGCTGCTCGACATGGACCGCTCGGTGGCGACCTGGTGGACGACAGTGGTGACGCCGGGCTCGGGGCTCGCCGACTTCTTCCTGGTGGTGCAGGCGGTCAGCCAGCCGTGGGTGCTCCGGGCCGCCTCGGTGGTGGTGGCGGCGTTCGTGATCAGGGCCGGTTACCGGCGGCTCGGTCTGTGGCTGATCGGGGCGGTGACGGTCGGCACGCTCCTCGAGTGGTTCATCAAGGCGCTGGTCGCGCGGCCACGGCCACCGGTGGCGCGACCGGTCTCCGAACCGCTCGGATACTCCTTTCCGTCCGGACATGCCCTGACGTCGGCGCTGGTCGGGAGTGCGCTGGTGATCGTCGCTTTCCACCTCGGAGTTCGTACGCGCGGCAAGGTCGCGGCGGTCGTCGCGGCCAGCGGGACGATCATGCTGGTCGGGCTGGATCGCGTCGCCCTCTCCGTGCACTACGTTTCAGACGTGCTAGCCGCCTGGATACTCGCGCCCGCCCTGCTCGGAGCCACCGTTCTCGCCTTCGGACTGGGCCGCCCCCGCGACCCGGCAGGCGATCACGAGCCCGAGCGCCCCCGCCGCCGCGTCGCCGTGGTGCTCAACCCGTCGAAGATCGACGACCCCACCGACTTCCGCAACCAGGTCGAACGCACGGCCCAGCGCGGCGGGTGGGAGCCGCCGGAGTGGTTCGAGACCACCGTGGACGACCCCGGCCACGCGATGACCAAGGCCGCGCTCGCCGCCGAGGTCGACCTGGTGATCGCCGCCGGCGGCGACGGCACCGTCCGGGTGGTCTGCTCCGAGCTCGCCGACAGCGGCGTGCCGGTCGGGATCGTGCCCGCCGGCACCGGCAACCTGCTGGTCCGCAACCTCGGCCTGCCGCTGGACCTGCGGGAGGCGATCGAGGTGTCGTTCACCGGCTCCGACCGGCGGATCGACCTCGTTCGGGTCGAGGGGGACAGCCTGGAGACCGACCGGTTCGCGGTGATGGCCGGGCTCGGGCTGGACGCGGCGGTGGTGGGCGAAGCGCCGGCCAAGCTCAAGCGGCGGGTCGGCTGGGCGGCGTACGCGGTGTCCATCGCGCGCAACCTGTCCTTCCCCGCGCTGCGGGTGGACATCGCCGTCGACGACCATCCGCCGGTCCGCCGGTGGGCGCGCACCGTCCTGATCGGCAACGTCGGCACCCTGCACGGCGGGCTGGAGCTCCTTCCCGAGGCCGAGCCGGACGACGGGATGCTGGACGTCGTGGCGGTGGCGCCGCGCCGACTGACCGAGTGGCCGCACGTGGCATGGCGGGTGATCCGGCGCTCGAAGGCACAGGACGAACGCCTGCACACCTGGCGCGGACGCCGCGTCGTCGTCACCGCCGCGGAGGACTGCCCCCGCCAGCTCGACGGCGACGTCGTCGACGCCGGGCGTGAGCTGCGGTGCGAGATCGAGCCGGGTGTCCTGGTCATCCGGATGCCGAGTACGGAACGCCGCCACTAG